The nucleotide sequence AGGCCATGCAGCATCAGGATCGCCCCGCGTCCGCCGCACCAGCGTCGCACCCAGCGATCAGCCCCCAACGCGGTTATCATGCCTCGCCAGTCCATTCCGCTCGCAGCCGCCTGACGATCAGTGCTATTGCGAGTGCCGATTGTTTTCATTTATTTAACATCTTTGGTAAATAAAGTTATATTCTATTGGCTTTCCAATGGTCTAGTATAGCTTTGCTGTTTTTTAATTGATGAAAAGCGTTGCCTTTTACCTACCCAATCTCGCCGCTGGTGGCGCGGAACGAACCTTTTTGCGACTGGCAGCGGGCTTCAAGGAGCGAGGCTGCGCGGTACGGCTGGTGGTGGATCGACCCGAAGGGGGGTTATTGGAAACCGTGCGGGACAGCGGTTTGGCGCTGGATATTCTCCACGCCGACCGAACCTTGAACGCGTTTCCCAAGCTGAGCGCCTGGTTGCGGCATAATACGCCCGATGTGTTGCTTTCGGCGATCACGCATAACAACCTCGTCGCCGTGTGGGCGCGGGCGCTGGCCCGGACCGCCACGCGGGTTGTCGTTTCCGAGCATACCGTGCTTTCGGCGCAAGCCGCGTCCCAGCCCGGTTGGCAATACCGCGTTCTGGCGCCGCTGTGTCGTTGGACTTATCCGCAAGCGGCGGCCATCGTGGTGGTTTCCGCCGGCGCGGCCGACGATCTGGCGCGTTACGCGGGTTTGTCGCGCAGCGCCATGAACGTGATTCCCAACCCGGTGGTCACCCCCGATTATCCGCAACGCATGGCCGCGCCCAGCCCGCATCCCTGGCT is from Candidatus Competibacteraceae bacterium and encodes:
- a CDS encoding glycosyltransferase, which gives rise to MKSVAFYLPNLAAGGAERTFLRLAAGFKERGCAVRLVVDRPEGGLLETVRDSGLALDILHADRTLNAFPKLSAWLRHNTPDVLLSAITHNNLVAVWARALARTATRVVVSEHTVLSAQAASQPGWQYRVLAPLCRWTYPQAAAIVVVSAGAADDLARYAGLSRSAMNVIPNPVVTPDYPQRMAAPSPHPWLADGGSPVFVAAGRLVPLKDFATLLEAFASVRRRAPTRLLVIGEGPEREALLALRARLGLDEAVEFPGFYPDPLPLFARAAAVVVSSQFEGFGLTLVEALACGTPVVSTDCPTGPAEILARGVYGRLALVGDAEGLAAAMLETLADVPDRDRLRQRAQDYTLATVVDRYLELFDRLKPPK